In the Sphingobacterium sp. PCS056 genome, CGGCAATGGCTTTTCTATGCTGGAAAAGAAATCTTATCTTGAAGCTGGGGTGACCAATACCATCAGTCCCAAGGCCAATAAGGATGTTTTTCAATCCCTAAAAAAATATATTCATCTCTATTTTGAGGCGACTGCTCAAACAGAAAGGTTTACAGCTCCGGCATCTTCCTTTCCTAAGATTAAGATCCCAATAGGGAAGAGGCTGTTTGATATTGTCGTTTCTTCTTTCCTGATTTTGATGTTATCTCCGATACTCATCACCGCATACCTAGCCATTATCATTGAAAGCAAGGGTCCTGCGGTATACCGTTCCAAAAGAATTGGAGCTGGATATTATATGTTCGACTTTTACAAATTCAGATCCATGTATGCCGATGCGGACAAGCGGCTAAAGGAGTATATGATGCACAACCAATATGCCAAACAAGAGACTGCAGCGAACAGCAATTCTCAATCCTATGCCAATGCCGATATACCACAGTTTACCATCGATGAATTACGGGATGTATTGATTGATGATTATACCGTAGTCAAAGGAGCGGATTTTGGCGGCAAGCAAAAAAAGGCGGCCTTCTTCAAATTGGAGAAAGATCCACGTGTCACCAAGGTGGGCCGTATCCTGAGAAAATATAGTATTGATGAATTACCGCAACTGTTCAATAC is a window encoding:
- a CDS encoding sugar transferase, coding for MPHYSDYIYYGNSLENFDYFQLQVQDTLGVELKHFSSFETMDKYFQEYRGQFVSVIFYEQSSSLMTDLRQLTKLNSYGKETVIFLVGNGFSMLEKKSYLEAGVTNTISPKANKDVFQSLKKYIHLYFEATAQTERFTAPASSFPKIKIPIGKRLFDIVVSSFLILMLSPILITAYLAIIIESKGPAVYRSKRIGAGYYMFDFYKFRSMYADADKRLKEYMMHNQYAKQETAANSNSQSYANADIPQFTIDELRDVLIDDYTVVKGADFGGKQKKAAFFKLEKDPRVTKVGRILRKYSIDELPQLFNTLFGDMSIVGNRPLPLYEAEMLTTDDSVERFMAPAGITGLWQVEKRGDNGSMSDQERINLDIDYAKNYSVWMDVKILFKTFSAFIQKADV